The following DNA comes from Ptychodera flava strain L36383 chromosome 23 unlocalized genomic scaffold, AS_Pfla_20210202 Scaffold_24__1_contigs__length_23054250_pilon, whole genome shotgun sequence.
TGCTGAAATAACATAATGATCAGCTTAGACTGCGTGTGTGTAACGTGCGTAATGATTTATTGaccaaaaatattattaaaattattgccaaatttatttctatgTTATAAATCATTTAATTAGGGAACAATCATGTCACTCTCTAAACCAAAGGCCAGGGTATGGCAGTTTGATCGCTTACCAATAACGACCAGACCAATGCATAAAACGTACAAGCTCCGTAATTGTGTGATTCATACGACGATGTTGAAACGTTTCAGAAAGACGGCGGGGATTCTAGAAGCTAAAAGCAAGCCaagacaaaatttgatgatTCAAATGTGGAACTTACGAAAATTGTGTATGTTTGTAAAGCTTTCGCGATATAGCAAACGTTCAAATATTAATCATGTCATGATCCATTTGTAGAATTTGAATTTGTTAGACAAATTTTAAGCAACATTATCAAAAACACAATTTGCGGACTTTTTGAACATCCGATGTGGTTCTGGCAATTGTGTATGTTTTGTAACGCTGTAGCGATATAGCAAGCGTTCAAATATTTAACATTCAATGAATTCATTCACCATTCATTCGTAGATTCTGTTTAAGCAAATTGTAAGCAGCGTTATCAAAGGACACACAATTTGTGAACTTTTTGCTGCTGTACTGAATCATTTGATTGAGCGCTATTTTTCtcaatggtagatgtataaaCACTGCACAATCGATTTCACTTCTCTGATCAGTTGCAAATGTTAGATTTACTACCGATTGTTGCTCTATGCAATGtgttatttcattttctttaaattACAATGGCGATTAAATACGTTCAATGAATGGAAGGAAAATAGGCAAACATCATTGATCACATGAATAGTTTTACAGTGCCATGAGACCTGTTAAGAAATCTACAGCGACCATACACAACAAACGCAGAGCAGTTTAAATTTGCACGCAGCGATAACGGTGGAACAGCGCCATGCTCAACATTTGCATCGTCATTTGTTACGTCATTTGATGACGTAACAACCGTGCAAAGCCTTGATAGTATCCATCGCCGAGCTGCGAATAATTTAAGTTTATTTATCAACAAAATCTAAACAGTCGCCCGCTAAGGGGGTTGAACCCTTGACCTTAGGATTAAAAGTCCCACGCTCTACCGACTGAGCTAACCGGGCTTCATGCTTGTAGATGGGTAGAGTGAGCCTTATAGAAACAAGGACGTGATGgcgatttctttgaaaataattacatCAGATACCGTTACGCCAGTCTTTTACTTCACAAGTCGTTATCAACACtcattcattttgaatttataattCATCTGTACTCTAAATAACCATATAAGTTCCTCATTGTTTTTATCTCACATTGACACGTGGCAAGGTCATAAGCCGTAGTATTATCGATGGCTAAGTGACAGGGAGACGTAACTCCTTTGATTGTATGGAAATCTGGATCATCAAGTGTGCATCGACTTGACGACCATAATGTTATATATCATGTTGACATAATCAGAAATACTAAGGGCATTGTCAGTCTAGTAAAATTTCTACAAAATCTGAATTACCTTATGCTACCAATCATGACAGCTTCCTAGAATGAACAAATCAGTCGATGCGAATTTTCAGTGCTCCTCGGATTTGTCGAATCGGATTTTTAGCGCTCTCTGAGTGAAACATCAACTTaacggtaaaaaaaaacaaccaacAAATAAAAATGGCATGTTATCACTCCATGCGCATTGCCTAGTTAGACTTCGGGAATAAAAGTGCTGCGTTGAGAATTTTTCGACAATTTTTCTCTCAGTTACtccaaacacgattggaactaatttgggataattggatggtgaagtaatgtcggtttaatatgaaaatatatgatcgtctgtttttctttttaggttatacacttgttttttggagtaatttgtaatactgcaacattcagctatagggcacataacacttttgagaaatttgaaaaatatgaagatccaattatcccaaattagttccaatcgtgtttccaGAAAGCTTCCATACATTAAGTTGTCTCTTTACCCTATCCATCCCCAATTCCCTGTCAGCAAGTCAACAATCACCATATTGATAACCGTGAGTTTGGGTAAAATGATTGTGGTGAAGAGGTTAGTGAAAAAATGCCTGGGCTAGGATGTTTTATAACTATTTGAAAAGCTTGGCGCAATTTGTAGGTTTATATAGATTAGTATTATATTACTTGGTTTACTGTCAGCTGTGTTTTGCCAaagttattattgaaaataagatcatcatgataaaacatatcttttctttgaaaaaaagacAAGATTTGATGTAAAAAGTAACGttccatatttttttgtttatttatttatatatttatttagtgCCCATGGCTACAACAAACACTACACAGGTGAAATAACATTCGACAATGTCTATATGACATCCTATTTTAGAAGAATTGAAGATAGGCGAAAAGACCAGGTATTGAGGGCAAATATGTAGTAAGGTTCCAATACCCCCTTCCCCGACTCCCACTCTTCATCGGTTCCAGCTCGATTTGTAGAAAGCGTTGTCATCATCAATTTTTTAACCTATTAAAACAACTTTGACGCTTTTGATAAATTGGTTCTATGTAATTGAATGACAACAACTTCATGACTAGCAACAATTGACAtgtcaatttcaaaaatatcgtaaaaaattggtagaatctTAATGTTTTCTAAAGCATATAGTGATCTCTTTCTACGGGTGTGAGATAACATGGTTAACTGCTCTAAAAAGAATCTTTCTCTGATTCGGATCCCGCCAACTTTCTGTTTAGAAATCGGCTTCCTCATTCGATAATTAATGAAGTATAATTTTTTACGAACAGAATAAACGGACACTGATGCCGCTAAAGAAAGCAGAAAGATCCGAACTGATAGTTCCGACAAAGTTTGCACTAATCGCCGTCGAAAAGACAAAACTTGTGAGTACAGCATCAAATGGTTACTTACATTTAACTTGGCTGAGGTAACAAAagttgttaattttgaaaagtatatTCAAGGGAacggtggtgatgatgatgataacacaCACAACTGCAGATATAAAGCTGTCTTCTTGACGTTTGCATTTCTTTACGCCTGAAGAATGTTTTACATGAAACATGCTCTATCTTTCTTCACAGATGCGTGGAACCTTGATAGTGTTTCTAAACATCTTGATATCAATTATTGTATCAATATTCGACTATCTACTTTACCATATTCTTGATATCGTCTCCAGACACAGTCAAGTCACCATCACTTTGCAAGGTAAGTTTTCTTGATCGATGGCAAACTGatgtagagacagacagacaaacagacagacagacagacagacagacagacagacagacagacagactgaatgATAGACCGAAAGGTTGACTGGCCGAGTCACAGTGCATACTGAGCAAGGATTTGACATTTTGCGTCTCGACATTTGCATCAGTTCGCGACAAAACTTTAATGAATGAACGAAAGGCAAGATTGATAGCCAGGGATAGTCAAGGTAAGACAGATCAGagaatttttaaacaaaactttTGTTAATGTACTTAAAACTTTTCTGACAAACTAATCTGGGCCTTCGATTCTGCCTAGGCGTAGTGTTTGAGTatagagaaaatgaaaaaaattaatcctGAGCAAGTCTGACACTTTCGCTTGTACgcaaatacaaataatattaaACAGTTTCAATAGTTCGCTCAATAAACATGCACACGTACAGTCGGTGAAATGCTGTAAGAATTATCGCAATGTATAGTTGATGATACCTGACGTCATTTCTTCATAATCAGGAACCCATGCCATTCGGTTACGGATTTATGGTGATGGCGCTGTTGCACACTTGTTCCGTACGATGCTGTCAGGGTTCAACAGTGAACATTCCATCGACAGTGTCTCCACCAATACAGGTATGGACGTGACAGGGAATAAACATTCCAATTGTATCTTTTTTGACTATCAGTATCTAAACGTATACAAGAATAGCTAAGTTTAAAATCTCTTTCACTCTTCACCAGCAAACGTTCGACAGGCTTAGACAGAAAACTTATATCATGCTCGTGTTTCTGTCAGTTATTTTATAGCCTAAAATTACTCGATCGCTGCAaatgtccatatatggtaaaagaggCGTGTCAGTTGCAAAACTAATCTACTGTCAGTAAACACGGCACACTTTTGGATGCgctcttttattttttgtggcttCCGAGTTAAATAAGGTGGCCGAATGACTTTCAGCTTAAATTTCCTCAGCATTTAGCCTGTGTGTCAAGCGTAACAAAGAAAATTTGAAGATATTTTCTCAACATATTGGACAACAAGAAACCGTTTGCCAATCGTGACTAGTCAAGATACTCAAGATGTCCTTGCGAGAAATAGAAAACGAAAAGATATCTTTGCGAGAAATCGAAAAAGAAATGCGTTCTTTGAAGGAACCATTTTTTTTCAGCTTGTTTACCATACCCGTCACATCTTCCGTCTTCGACTCTATATCTCATATTTGGATGTTGGTTTGTAGTTTGGTTCCTCCTCTACCTGGAAGCCTACGGACTGAGACTGCGTCGTGTTATCTGTGCTTACTTCTACCCAAAGGTAAGTAGTCCAACAACTGTTACATGTCCTGTGTACATGGCAACTACAGCCTCAAGATAAAC
Coding sequences within:
- the LOC139124605 gene encoding E3 ubiquitin-protein ligase DCST1-like: MATIIKSFVAFNFVLMFFSAHGYNKHYTGEITFDNVYMTSYFRRIEDRRKDQNKRTLMPLKKAERSELIVPTKFALIAVEKTKLMRGTLIVFLNILISIIVSIFDYLLYHILDIVSRHSQVTITLQGTHAIRLRIYGDGAVAHLFRTMLSGFNSEHSIDSVSTNTACLPYPSHLPSSTLYLIFGCWFVVWFLLYLEAYGLRLRRVICAYFYPKREKKRILFLYNDYLKKRIGFLKHMQKEVRRLAREENLEADHSILTSLRYSFPKLCCCLALLGLGKKRCLICKEREDANTHHCESENCNMAYCRECWEDIQEVCYACSPPDSDDSTSSSDMEME